A window from Engraulis encrasicolus isolate BLACKSEA-1 chromosome 11, IST_EnEncr_1.0, whole genome shotgun sequence encodes these proteins:
- the ier3ip1 gene encoding immediate early response 3-interacting protein 1 has product MAFTLYSLIQTAILCTNAIAVLHEERFLSKIGWGADQGIGGFGDEPGIKAQALNLIRSVRTVMRVPLIIVNAVCIVLLLLFG; this is encoded by the exons ATGGCGTTCACTCTGTACTCTCTGATACAAACAGCAATTTTATGCACCAATGCGATAGCCGTTTTGCACGAAGAACGGTTCTTGAGCAAAA TTGGTTGGGGAGCAGatcaaggcatcggtggattcgGCGATGAACCAGGGATTAAAGCACAAGCCCTGAACCTCATACGTTCCGTCAGAACAGTGATGAGAG TGCCGTTAATAATAGTGAACGCGGTGTGCATTGTACTACTTCTGCTTTTTGGATGA
- the skor2 gene encoding SKI family transcriptional corepressor 2, giving the protein MATPPSSFAAQEPLTPPRPNHSSLKPNQVGQVVLYGVPIVSLVIDAQERLCLAQISNTLLKNYSYNEIHNRRVALGITCVQCTPVQLEILRRAGAMPISSRRCGMITKREAERLCKSFLGENNPPKLPDNFAFDVTHECAWGCRGNFIPARYNSSRAKCIKCSYCNMYFSPNKFIFHSHRTPDAKYTQPDAANFNSWRRHLRLTDKTPADEMVYAWEDVKAMFNGGSRKRALPSSGHMGSMSSMMKSSSGSVLPHMMPPELGQKRPRGGGGGGVGVGVGGGGGVFDDDDDLDGSSLSPHKSARSYPVIPVPSKGFGMLQKFPTTSLFPSPYPFPAFGLCQQKKDDGDLVVGTNGQKNPGLSGLLWPARKDAFYPPFCMFWPPRAAGGIPVPTYLQPQPQALTSLTDNPSLRQAFLELSDPGGETGAGTGAGGVGGLGGTPRSSTGLFESDCPSSVVGVTPDLRPASESWLKLLDAPSLQARKASYHSAFRPVVKDADGSSIAKLHGSLPEEFGVVGSGVGGGASERPHLSPGTSCSYQSDSAGESDEEQEVDVETKQDDEEEEVEDFGLRPPPTSQQPLHLRGLGLAPSDSSSSSSNGNTSASEQQRSKEPEPFSSALGSDNANTAATGLDDKPGLPAVSPPASLKVPSPIHASLEDMAAYKNSHKSHEEGLPAYAAKDTTSHSDENKEPSSFFGSETESSAQEYWRDTPGEQNQDSHSPVSLKKDVENMEKEELQKVLLEQIDLRRRLEQEFHALKGSSPFPVFHNFQDHMKRELAYREEMVQQLQMIPYANILRKEKVGQHLSKS; this is encoded by the exons ATGGCCACCCCTCCCAGCTCGTTCGCCGCCCAGGAGCCCCTCACCCCTCCGCGGCCCAACCACTCTTCCCTCAAGCCCAACCAGGTGGGCCAAGTGGTCCTGTACGGCGTGCCCATCGTCTCCCTGGTCATAGACGCCCAGGAGCGCCTGTGCCTGGCGCAGATCTCCAACACCCTGCTCAAGAACTACAGCTACAACGAGATCCACAACAGGCGGGTGGCGCTGGGCATCACCTGCGTCCAGTGCACGCCGGTGCAGCTGGAGATCCTGCGGCGGGCGGGCGCCATGCCCATCTCCTCGCGCCGCTGCGGCATGATCACCAAGCGCGAGGCTGAGCGGCTGTGCAAGTCCTTCCTGGGCGAGAACAATCCGCCCAAGCTGCCCGACAACTTCGCCTTCGACGTGACGCACGAGTGCGCCTGGGGCTGCCGCGGCAACTTCATCCCGGCGCGCTACAACAGCTCGCGCGCCAAGTGCATCAAGTGCTCCTACTGCAACATGTACTTCTCGCCCAACAAGTTCATCTTCCACTCGCACCGCACGCCCGACGCCAAGTACACGCAGCCCGACGCCGCCAACTTCAACTCCTGGCGGCGCCACCTGCGTCTGACCGACAAGACGCCGGCGGACGAGATGGTGTACGCCTGGGAGGACGTCAAGGCCATGTTCAATGGCGGCAGCCGCAAGCGGGCGCTGCCCTCCTCCGGTCACATGggctccatgagctccatgatgAAGTCGTCGTCGGGCTCCGTCCTGCCCCACATGATGCCGCCGGAGCTGGGCCAGAAGAGGcccagaggtggaggaggaggaggcgtcggagtcggagtcggcgGTGGAGGAGGGGTCTTCGACGATGACGACGACTTAGACGGCAGCAGCCTGTCGCCCCACAAGAGCGCGCGCAGCTACCCCGTCATCCCCGTGCCCAGCAAGGGCTTCGGCATGCTCCAGAAGTTCCCCACCACCTCGCTCTTCCCCAGCCCCTACCCATTCCCCGCCTTCGGCCTGTGCCAGCAGAAGAAGGACGACGGGGACCTGGTGGTGGGCACCAACGGGCAGAAGAACCCCGGCCTCTCCGGCCTGCTGTGGCCCGCCCGCAAGGACGCCTTCTACCCGCCCTTCTGCATGTTCTGGCCGCCACGCGCCGCCGGCGGCATCCCCGTGCCCACCtacctccagccccagccccaggcccTCACCTCCCTCACCGACAACCCCTCGCTCAGGCAGGCCTTCCTGGAGCTCTCGGACCCGGGTGGCGAGACCGGAGCCGGAACCGGAGCCGGAGGtgtaggagggctgggcggcacgCCGCGTTCTTCCACGGGGCTGTTCGAGAGCGACTGTCCGTCATCGGTAGTGGGTGTGACCCCTGACCTCCGGCCGGCGTCGGAGAGCTGGCTCAAACTCCTGGACGCGCCCTCCCTGCAGGCGCGCAAGGCCAGCTACCACTCGGCCTTCAGGCCCGTGGTCAAGGACGCGGACGGCAGCAGCATCGCCAAGCTGCACGGCAGCCTGCCGGAGGAGTTCGGGGTGGTGGGCAGCGGCGTCGGCGGCGGTGCGTCAGAGCGCCCCCACCTGTCTCCCGGCACCAGCTGCAGCTACCAGAGCGACAGTGCTGGCGAGAGCGACGAGGAGCAAGAGGTGGACGTGGAGACCAAGCAGgacgacgaagaggaggaggtggaggacttTGGGCTGCGGCCGCCGCCGACGTCCCAGCAGCCTTTGCACCTGCGTGGCCTCGGCCTTGCTCCctccgacagcagcagcagcagcagcaatggcaaCACGTCAGCGTCCGAGCAACAGAGGAGTAAAGAACCGGAACCCTTCTCCTCCGCGCTCGGCTCAGACAACGCCAACACCGCCGCCACAGGACTTGACGACAAACCCGGGCTGCCGGCTGTCAGTCCGCCCGCTTCTCTCAaggtccccagccccatccaCGCTTCGCTGGAGGACATGGCGGcgtacaaaaat AGCCACAAGAGCCATGAGGAAGGTCTGCCCGCTTACGCAGCCAAAGACACCACCAGCCATTCAG ATGAAAACAAAGAACCGTCGAGTTTCTTCGGGTCGGAGACTGAATCGTCTGCGCAAGAGTACTGGCGAGACACCCCAG GAGAACAAAATCAAGATTCCCATTCACCAGTATCACTGAAAAAGGATGTTGAGAACATGGAAAAAG AGGAGCTTCAGAAGGTGCTCCTGGAGCAGATTGACTTGCGAAGAAGACTGGAGCAGGAATTCCATGCATTAAAAGGCAGCTCGCCGTTCCCCGTTTTCC ATAATTTCCAGGACCACATGAAGAGAGAGCTGGCGTACCGGGAGGAGATGGTACAACAGCTACAGATG ATTCCCTATGCAAACATCCTCAGAAAAGAGAAGGTCGGCCAGCACCTCAGCAAGAGCTAA